A single Ochrobactrum sp. BTU1 DNA region contains:
- a CDS encoding ABC transporter permease: MQNQTPVLNSEQHRLARRDRNLRIIMPTLAIIIALGIWEGLVRYYNVPHYLIPAPSLIGETLIKDGPSLMTSMWFTVKLTLISLLCAIIGGVLLGMIFALSRPIEMAFFPFAVILQVTPVIAIAPLILIYVRDTFSALLICAWIVAFFPILSNTVIGLRSADHNLRDLFKLYRASPWQRLRYLLAPSALPYFMAALKIAGGLSLIGAVVAEFVAGSAGQSTGLASRILESSFRNEIPRMFAALFLVSLLGIVIFLITSWLSRLVLGRWHESEIRRER, from the coding sequence ATGCAAAACCAAACGCCTGTTCTGAATTCCGAACAACACCGCCTGGCCCGCAGAGACCGCAACTTGCGCATCATCATGCCAACGCTTGCGATCATCATCGCACTCGGCATTTGGGAAGGTCTGGTGCGCTATTATAATGTACCGCATTATTTGATCCCAGCTCCATCGCTCATCGGCGAAACGCTAATTAAAGACGGGCCATCGCTGATGACTTCGATGTGGTTCACGGTCAAGCTCACGCTGATTTCGTTACTCTGCGCGATTATCGGCGGCGTTCTGCTTGGCATGATCTTCGCGCTGTCCCGACCGATTGAAATGGCCTTCTTTCCGTTTGCCGTCATTCTTCAGGTAACACCGGTCATTGCCATTGCACCGCTGATCCTGATCTATGTGCGCGATACGTTTTCAGCCCTGCTGATCTGCGCATGGATCGTGGCCTTCTTCCCGATCCTGTCAAACACGGTTATCGGCCTGCGTAGCGCCGATCATAATTTACGCGATCTGTTCAAGCTCTATCGTGCCTCGCCGTGGCAGCGTCTGCGCTATCTGCTTGCACCAAGCGCCCTGCCTTATTTCATGGCAGCGCTCAAGATCGCTGGTGGGCTCTCGCTGATCGGTGCTGTGGTGGCAGAATTTGTTGCTGGCAGTGCTGGCCAAAGCACTGGCCTGGCCTCGCGTATTCTGGAATCGAGCTTCCGCAATGAAATCCCGCGCATGTTTGCTGCACTGTTCCTCGTTTCGCTGCTTGGTATTGTGATTTTCCTGATCACAAGCTGGCTGTCGCGCCTTGTGCTCGGACGCTGGCATGAAAGCGAGATCCGTCGTGAACGATAA
- a CDS encoding amidohydrolase family protein: MKARSVVNDKIGNADLLKGVVIAGRSGYYDISTDSGRIASLTPSQAKGGGFITPLLADVHVHLDKTFTIGRIAERGSAKVECLFDAIDLMNIDRESWNADDIHARATRGLEAAYAQGVGAMRTHVDWTTPDVPTAWPVLNELRQEWQDRIDFELAALIHGDIVLDSAAAIAQRVAKDGGVLGAFFYRNADLDAKIEHMFRLAVQHGLKLDFHVDEGLELEADGFSLIVAATKRHNMGRRVLCGHACSLSLRSPEELSRILDAAAEAGTALVSLPTSNLYLQDRLGGKSPRLRGVAPLKEARRAGIDAMLGSDNVCDAFYPYGDYDPLSVLRLAAPVCHLEPDEWLDSITTLSARFIGSDRVQALNEGGNANFIWHDATDINDLISRPQARRVIWRDGKKTNRRTP; this comes from the coding sequence ATGAAAGCGAGATCCGTCGTGAACGATAAGATTGGAAACGCTGATTTACTCAAAGGCGTCGTGATTGCAGGTCGCAGCGGATACTATGATATCAGCACCGATAGCGGACGCATTGCTTCACTGACGCCTTCGCAAGCAAAAGGCGGCGGCTTTATCACACCGCTTCTCGCTGATGTGCATGTGCATCTCGACAAGACATTCACCATCGGTCGCATTGCCGAGCGTGGCAGCGCCAAAGTTGAGTGTCTGTTCGATGCGATTGATCTGATGAATATCGACCGTGAGAGCTGGAACGCCGACGATATTCACGCCCGCGCCACACGTGGTCTTGAAGCAGCTTATGCGCAAGGCGTTGGTGCCATGCGAACTCATGTCGATTGGACCACACCTGATGTACCGACCGCCTGGCCGGTGCTGAACGAGCTGCGTCAGGAATGGCAAGACCGCATCGATTTTGAACTTGCAGCGCTTATCCATGGCGATATCGTGCTTGATAGCGCTGCTGCAATTGCCCAGCGCGTGGCAAAAGACGGCGGCGTTCTTGGCGCTTTCTTCTATCGCAATGCTGATCTTGACGCCAAAATCGAACATATGTTTCGTCTTGCCGTACAGCATGGTCTCAAGCTCGACTTTCACGTCGATGAAGGGCTTGAATTGGAAGCTGATGGATTCTCGCTGATTGTCGCTGCAACCAAGCGTCACAATATGGGACGCCGCGTTCTTTGCGGTCATGCCTGTTCGCTTTCGCTGCGTTCACCCGAGGAACTAAGCCGCATTCTTGATGCCGCTGCGGAAGCTGGAACAGCGCTTGTATCTCTGCCGACATCCAATCTCTATCTGCAAGACAGGCTAGGCGGAAAATCGCCGCGTCTTCGCGGTGTAGCACCATTGAAAGAAGCACGTCGTGCAGGCATTGACGCCATGCTTGGCTCCGACAACGTGTGCGACGCTTTCTATCCCTATGGCGATTATGATCCGCTTTCGGTTCTTCGCCTCGCAGCCCCGGTCTGCCACCTTGAGCCGGATGAATGGCTCGACAGCATCACCACCCTGTCCGCGCGTTTCATCGGAAGTGACCGCGTACAGGCACTGAACGAAGGCGGGAATGCGAATTTTATCTGGCATGACGCCACAGATATCAACGACCTCATCAGCCGTCCGCAGGCGCGTCGCGTCATCTGGCGCGATGGCAAAAAAACAAATCGGAGAACCCCATGA
- a CDS encoding FAD-binding oxidoreductase, with product MNSAAPQRVYDWAAFRADIEGIRIYDDPKQVELRSRDYFWYSPILTEDIGHYLGDLVVIPKDQDEVRRVAAAAAKLRIPITVRGGGTGNYGQCVPLEGGVILDMTKIDRIIAIEPGKVRVEGGARISRLDDAVREKGQELLMYPSTRRIATIGGFFSGGSGGIGSLRHGMLRDDGNVYSVKVLTVEPEPKIIELTGRDIHKVQHAYGTNGIILELEIGLTKATEWVHTAALFDSYEATLKFCLKALEENLDCYLLTTVDRRFARFYTKFGDLFPSDKDAVFAMIAPEELARFKQLATEFGGNVSFSMTLDELHKAGLQPAYECGWNHTTLQALKAEPGWTYLQVAYPRPFDIDVVTRQIERYGETQYMHHEMARLEGEVQIFALPLVRFEGREEMYRLIEELEQVDGCDIYDPHAYTIEDGGMKEIDSTQIEFKKQADPYGLLNPGKTRGWTADMALSN from the coding sequence ATGAATTCTGCCGCACCACAGCGCGTCTATGACTGGGCCGCCTTTCGCGCCGATATCGAAGGTATCCGCATTTATGACGACCCCAAGCAGGTCGAACTGCGGTCCCGCGATTATTTCTGGTATAGCCCGATCCTGACTGAAGACATCGGCCATTATTTGGGCGATCTCGTCGTCATCCCGAAAGATCAGGATGAAGTGCGCCGCGTTGCAGCAGCAGCAGCAAAGCTTCGCATTCCGATAACTGTTCGCGGTGGCGGAACCGGCAATTATGGTCAGTGCGTTCCGCTCGAAGGCGGTGTCATTCTCGATATGACAAAGATCGACCGCATCATCGCAATCGAACCGGGTAAAGTTCGCGTTGAAGGCGGCGCACGTATTTCGCGCCTCGACGATGCTGTGCGCGAAAAGGGCCAGGAACTGTTGATGTATCCGTCGACCCGCCGCATCGCCACCATTGGCGGCTTTTTCTCAGGCGGTTCGGGCGGCATCGGTTCTCTGCGCCACGGCATGTTGCGTGACGATGGCAATGTCTATTCGGTCAAGGTTCTAACCGTTGAGCCAGAGCCTAAAATCATTGAGCTGACAGGCCGCGACATCCATAAGGTGCAGCATGCCTATGGCACCAATGGCATTATTCTAGAGCTCGAAATCGGCCTCACCAAAGCAACCGAATGGGTGCATACTGCGGCGCTTTTCGATAGTTATGAAGCAACGCTGAAATTCTGCCTCAAGGCGCTGGAAGAAAACCTAGATTGCTATCTGCTGACGACGGTAGACCGCCGCTTTGCTCGCTTCTACACTAAATTTGGTGATCTTTTCCCATCCGACAAAGATGCGGTTTTTGCGATGATTGCACCGGAAGAACTGGCTCGTTTCAAGCAATTGGCCACTGAGTTCGGCGGCAATGTATCCTTCTCAATGACCCTTGATGAGCTGCACAAAGCCGGTCTTCAGCCTGCATACGAATGCGGCTGGAACCACACCACCCTTCAGGCGCTGAAGGCAGAGCCGGGCTGGACCTATTTGCAGGTTGCCTATCCGCGTCCGTTCGACATCGATGTGGTTACACGCCAGATCGAACGCTACGGTGAAACGCAATATATGCATCATGAAATGGCGCGTCTGGAAGGCGAAGTTCAAATTTTTGCCCTACCACTTGTGCGCTTTGAAGGCCGTGAGGAGATGTATCGCCTGATCGAGGAGCTGGAGCAGGTTGACGGCTGCGATATTTACGATCCTCACGCCTATACGATCGAAGACGGCGGCATGAAGGAAATCGACAGCACGCAGATCGAATTCAAGAAGCAGGCCGATCCATATGGCCTGCTAAATCCAGGAAAAACCCGCGGCTGGACAGCCGACATGGCACTTTCAAACTGA
- a CDS encoding ABC transporter substrate-binding protein — protein sequence MKKALFAAVAAFSIGLSAQMAYALDKVTLGTNWLAQAGHGGFYQAVADGTYEKYGLDVKIEMGGPQVNNRPMLAAGRLDFLLTGNLLLSFNNVANDVPTTVVAAFYQKDPQALMAHEGEYKDFKDLVNAQTILISKDGQFSFWPWLVKDFGFKDEQLRPYGYSLAQFLGDKKTVQQAYATAEPIYAEKEGAKVTTFLLADQGYSTYANTIETRQELIEKNPDLVQRFVTASIEGWTNFLYGDNSKAYELILKDNADMSKETLDAELARLKDLKLIDSGDTLEKGIGAIDMNRVKEFYELARKSGILSGDELEMAKVATDAFVNKGAGLDIKKQLGQ from the coding sequence ATGAAAAAAGCACTCTTTGCGGCAGTCGCCGCTTTCTCGATCGGCCTATCCGCGCAGATGGCCTATGCACTCGATAAGGTGACGCTCGGCACCAACTGGCTGGCGCAGGCTGGTCACGGTGGCTTTTATCAGGCTGTTGCAGATGGCACTTATGAGAAATATGGCCTCGATGTGAAGATCGAAATGGGCGGACCTCAGGTCAACAATCGCCCAATGCTCGCCGCTGGTCGTCTCGACTTTCTGCTGACCGGCAATCTGCTTTTGTCGTTCAACAATGTTGCCAATGACGTGCCAACAACGGTTGTTGCGGCTTTCTATCAGAAAGACCCGCAGGCGCTAATGGCGCATGAAGGCGAATACAAGGACTTCAAAGACCTCGTCAATGCACAGACAATCCTGATTTCCAAGGATGGTCAGTTCTCATTCTGGCCATGGTTGGTGAAAGATTTTGGCTTCAAGGACGAACAGCTCCGCCCTTATGGCTATAGCCTGGCGCAGTTCCTCGGCGACAAGAAGACTGTGCAACAGGCCTACGCCACAGCAGAACCGATCTATGCTGAGAAAGAAGGCGCGAAAGTCACAACCTTCCTGCTCGCAGATCAAGGTTATAGCACCTATGCAAACACCATCGAAACGCGTCAGGAACTGATCGAAAAGAACCCTGACCTTGTACAGCGTTTTGTGACCGCTTCCATCGAAGGCTGGACCAATTTCCTCTATGGCGACAACAGCAAGGCTTATGAGCTGATCCTCAAAGACAATGCTGATATGAGCAAGGAAACGCTCGATGCAGAGCTTGCACGTCTTAAGGACCTCAAGCTCATCGACAGTGGCGACACGCTGGAAAAGGGTATCGGCGCCATCGATATGAACCGCGTTAAGGAATTCTACGAACTGGCTCGTAAGTCCGGTATCTTAAGCGGTGATGAGCTGGAGATGGCCAAGGTTGCTACCGACGCCTTCGTAAACAAAGGCGCAGGTCTCGACATCAAGAAGCAACTGGGCCAATAA
- a CDS encoding TetR family transcriptional regulator C-terminal domain-containing protein, with amino-acid sequence MTTDNENDDNELTSRDKVLGRRRRIQDAIRTAAIDEFAEKGLVGASTQGIAQRAGLTKPQLHYYISSKEELYEDIIIFILDEWEDIFLGASTEEEPAKVIRQYIRAKLQYSQKNPKASRLFTTEIANGAPYLSRHWKKHVAATHNAVRLIQSWVDDGRIKPVDPLLFQMHIWAVTQHYADFEAQVRSMMSLSKDEPLDLDRLEKEVSTLFLRGCGLA; translated from the coding sequence ATGACAACCGACAACGAGAATGACGATAATGAGCTGACCAGCCGAGACAAAGTTCTTGGCCGCAGGCGTCGCATTCAGGATGCTATTCGCACAGCCGCAATTGATGAGTTCGCAGAAAAAGGACTGGTGGGCGCGTCCACGCAGGGTATCGCTCAGCGCGCGGGTCTCACCAAGCCTCAACTCCACTACTATATCTCCAGCAAGGAAGAACTCTACGAGGATATCATCATCTTCATCCTCGACGAGTGGGAAGATATTTTCCTTGGGGCTAGTACCGAAGAAGAACCCGCGAAAGTTATCCGGCAATATATTCGGGCCAAGCTCCAATATAGCCAGAAAAACCCGAAGGCTTCCCGTCTTTTCACTACCGAAATTGCCAATGGCGCGCCCTATCTAAGCCGCCATTGGAAGAAGCACGTCGCTGCCACCCATAATGCGGTGAGGCTCATTCAATCATGGGTAGACGATGGTCGGATTAAACCAGTCGATCCTCTGCTTTTTCAAATGCATATATGGGCAGTCACCCAGCACTATGCAGATTTTGAAGCGCAGGTGCGTAGCATGATGTCGCTCAGTAAAGACGAGCCACTAGATCTTGATCGCTTAGAAAAAGAGGTTTCAACGCTTTTTCTGCGCGGCTGCGGCCTAGCTTGA
- a CDS encoding glycine betaine ABC transporter substrate-binding protein: MLGKLTKFGLAAVIAGSLSAGAAFAQDGKTVKIGWAPWSDAEFVTKLAAKLIEDKLGQKVELVQTDVAPLYQGVSRGDIDAMMMAWLPETHADYYKRVEDKVENLGPLYEGAKLGWIVPDYIPESEISSIEDLKKPEVREKLKGEIQGIDPGAGLTRLSDEAIKKYGLDYKLNISSEAAMLTTVDRATRSDGWFVATSWSPHWMFGKYKLRYIADPQGALGGAEHIDALARKGFKEENPKVASLLEKMSIPIGELEAAMFDAQETSYEKAVDKYIADNPDRIKEWLAE, encoded by the coding sequence ATGTTGGGAAAGCTAACAAAGTTCGGTCTTGCAGCAGTAATAGCTGGAAGCTTGTCTGCCGGAGCTGCATTCGCGCAGGACGGAAAAACAGTGAAGATCGGCTGGGCTCCCTGGTCTGACGCAGAATTCGTCACCAAGCTCGCGGCCAAGCTGATTGAAGACAAACTTGGTCAGAAGGTTGAGCTGGTTCAGACCGACGTAGCACCGCTTTATCAAGGCGTAAGCCGTGGCGATATTGATGCAATGATGATGGCCTGGTTGCCTGAAACCCATGCTGATTATTACAAGCGTGTGGAAGACAAGGTTGAAAATCTTGGTCCGCTTTATGAAGGTGCAAAGCTTGGCTGGATTGTTCCGGACTATATCCCGGAAAGCGAGATCAGCTCGATTGAAGATCTGAAAAAGCCTGAAGTTCGTGAGAAACTGAAGGGGGAAATCCAAGGTATCGATCCGGGTGCAGGTCTGACCCGCCTGTCGGACGAAGCAATTAAAAAATACGGACTTGATTACAAGCTGAATATCTCGAGTGAAGCTGCAATGTTGACTACTGTTGATCGTGCAACGCGTTCGGATGGCTGGTTCGTCGCCACGTCTTGGAGCCCGCACTGGATGTTCGGCAAATATAAGCTGCGCTATATTGCGGATCCGCAAGGTGCCCTCGGTGGCGCTGAACACATCGATGCTTTGGCTCGTAAGGGCTTCAAGGAAGAAAACCCTAAGGTTGCGTCTCTCCTTGAGAAGATGAGCATTCCGATTGGCGAGTTGGAAGCTGCAATGTTTGATGCGCAGGAGACTTCCTACGAGAAGGCCGTTGACAAGTACATTGCAGACAATCCGGACCGAATTAAAGAATGGCTTGCTGAATAA
- a CDS encoding proline/glycine betaine ABC transporter permease, giving the protein MDLNFSIGGWADVVVNYILDHFTPALDMIAATIGFVTDGIQNALLAIPPFGGIAILTLLALWRVGWKFAIFTVFALALIIHMGLWSGTMESLSLVLASTIIAVVIGIPLGIAMARSDAVASVVRPVLDLMQTMPAFVYLIPAAMFFGLGAVPGTIATVIFAMPPVVRLTNLGIRQVHAEFVEAGLAFGCTSRQLLFKVQLPNAMPSIMAGMNQTIMLSLSMVVIASMIGAGGLGNTVLTGIQRLDVGKGFEGGLAVVILAVILDRITQSFGKRNSGGLLGFFKRLSFMKKTADEPSSSAFRKQEA; this is encoded by the coding sequence ATGGATCTGAATTTTAGTATCGGCGGATGGGCAGATGTAGTGGTGAACTACATTCTTGATCATTTTACGCCTGCGCTCGATATGATCGCAGCCACAATCGGTTTTGTGACCGATGGCATTCAAAATGCTCTTCTTGCAATTCCGCCTTTCGGTGGCATTGCTATTCTCACGCTGCTTGCGCTGTGGCGTGTGGGATGGAAATTCGCAATTTTCACAGTATTTGCTCTCGCTCTCATCATCCATATGGGATTGTGGAGCGGCACGATGGAGAGCCTGTCACTTGTGCTCGCCTCTACGATTATTGCCGTGGTTATTGGTATTCCCCTTGGTATCGCAATGGCGCGTAGCGATGCTGTGGCATCGGTGGTTCGTCCGGTGCTTGACTTGATGCAGACGATGCCAGCCTTCGTTTATCTCATTCCAGCAGCAATGTTTTTTGGCCTCGGCGCTGTGCCGGGCACGATTGCAACCGTCATCTTCGCCATGCCGCCTGTGGTGCGTCTCACCAATCTCGGTATCCGTCAGGTTCATGCTGAGTTTGTTGAAGCCGGTCTCGCTTTTGGCTGCACCTCGCGCCAGCTGCTGTTTAAGGTACAACTTCCCAACGCCATGCCATCCATCATGGCTGGAATGAACCAGACCATCATGCTGTCGCTTTCGATGGTGGTTATCGCATCGATGATTGGCGCAGGCGGCCTCGGCAATACGGTTTTGACCGGTATTCAACGTCTTGATGTCGGTAAGGGATTTGAAGGCGGACTCGCAGTGGTCATTCTGGCCGTTATCCTCGATCGTATCACACAGAGCTTCGGCAAAAGAAATTCCGGGGGCTTGTTGGGCTTCTTCAAAAGGCTGTCCTTTATGAAAAAGACGGCAGATGAGCCATCATCATCTGCGTTCCGCAAGCAGGAAGCATAA
- the proV gene encoding glycine betaine/L-proline ABC transporter ATP-binding protein ProV, whose product MKSPAKTKISLNRVFKVFGDDPERAMQELHAGKSKAQIHSDLGATIGVDDATFDIKEGEVFVIMGLSGSGKSTLLRLLNRLIEPTAGSIEVDGRDIVKMSKRELIDLRRRDMSMVFQSFALLPNRTVLNNASFGLEVAGMGEAERHEKALKALAAVGLEPYANSMPDQLSGGMKQRVGLARALASEPTILLMDEAFSALDPLIRTEMQDELKRLQAEHSRTIIFVSHDLDEAMRIGDRICIMQHGKVVQVGTPNEIVSAPANDYVRSFFRNVDVSRVFTAADVAREDELIVFDPTQLSSALERLEASGKSYGVLLDGDHIYRGVVTRDLLASGSFKAESDQLDGAAAIKADAPLSGLLVRVAESPWPVPVTDRHNRYLGAISKSALLETLGRAG is encoded by the coding sequence ATGAAGTCGCCTGCGAAGACCAAGATAAGCTTGAATAGAGTTTTTAAAGTCTTTGGCGATGATCCAGAGCGTGCAATGCAGGAATTGCATGCAGGCAAATCAAAAGCCCAGATTCACAGTGATCTTGGTGCTACAATCGGCGTAGATGATGCGACCTTCGACATTAAAGAAGGCGAAGTATTCGTCATCATGGGTCTATCTGGCTCAGGTAAATCGACGCTTCTGCGACTGCTCAATCGTCTGATAGAGCCAACGGCAGGTTCCATCGAAGTCGATGGCCGGGATATTGTTAAAATGTCGAAGCGCGAACTGATTGATCTTCGCCGCCGCGACATGAGCATGGTGTTTCAGTCCTTTGCTCTACTTCCCAACCGTACAGTCTTGAACAATGCTTCATTCGGTCTTGAAGTAGCGGGAATGGGTGAGGCCGAGCGCCACGAAAAAGCACTCAAAGCGTTAGCGGCTGTTGGGCTCGAACCATACGCCAACTCGATGCCTGATCAGCTATCCGGCGGCATGAAACAGCGCGTCGGTCTTGCAAGAGCACTTGCGAGCGAACCGACCATTTTGCTGATGGATGAGGCTTTCTCTGCACTTGATCCACTGATCCGTACCGAAATGCAGGATGAGCTAAAGCGTCTTCAGGCAGAACACAGCCGCACAATCATCTTCGTGAGCCATGATCTCGATGAAGCCATGCGAATTGGTGATCGTATCTGCATCATGCAGCACGGCAAGGTCGTTCAGGTTGGAACGCCGAACGAAATCGTCTCCGCGCCCGCCAACGATTATGTGCGCTCATTCTTCCGCAATGTTGATGTCTCACGCGTCTTCACAGCAGCAGATGTTGCGCGTGAGGACGAGTTGATCGTCTTCGATCCAACGCAATTGTCTTCGGCACTTGAACGTCTTGAAGCGAGCGGCAAGTCTTACGGTGTGTTGCTGGATGGAGATCACATTTACCGTGGCGTTGTTACACGAGATTTGCTCGCAAGTGGAAGCTTTAAGGCGGAGAGCGATCAGTTGGACGGTGCGGCTGCGATAAAGGCCGATGCTCCACTTTCCGGTCTTTTGGTGCGTGTGGCTGAAAGCCCTTGGCCTGTCCCTGTCACCGACCGGCATAACCGCTATCTCGGCGCTATCAGTAAATCGGCTTTGCTAGAGACTCTCGGCCGCGCGGGCTGA
- a CDS encoding D-TA family PLP-dependent enzyme translates to MTRPTTVRDIDTPAILIDVNRVQANIAKAQAHADAIGVKLRPHIKTHKLPFFARRQLEAGAVGITCQKIGEAEVMADAGIVDIFLPYNILGKEKLERLYALHQRITISVTVDNATSLEGLAKRFNNEGRALKVLVECDTGMGRCGVQTPEQALELARQIEQSKGLKFGGLMTYPAAGKAEQAEHWLLTARNLLAENGIQCETISSGGTPDMWRSPAQSVITEYRPGTYIYFDRHQVAKGAATLDDCAFTVLSTIVSHPTEDRAIIDAGSKSLSSDTLGLADFGELAGKPEARVTGLSEEHGTLKGDLAGLKIGDKVRVIPDHVCVVTNLFDEVHLISGDDVIDILPVAARGKLK, encoded by the coding sequence ATGACAAGGCCTACGACCGTTCGTGACATTGATACGCCTGCAATTCTGATTGATGTTAATCGGGTTCAAGCCAATATTGCCAAGGCGCAAGCTCACGCCGATGCTATCGGCGTAAAGCTCCGTCCGCATATCAAAACCCATAAACTGCCGTTCTTTGCAAGGCGGCAGCTTGAGGCTGGCGCAGTTGGAATCACGTGCCAGAAAATCGGCGAAGCCGAAGTTATGGCCGATGCTGGCATTGTCGATATCTTTCTGCCTTATAATATTTTGGGCAAGGAAAAGCTCGAGCGGCTTTATGCCCTTCATCAACGTATCACAATTTCGGTCACCGTCGATAATGCGACAAGCCTTGAGGGGTTGGCAAAGCGCTTTAACAATGAAGGGCGCGCGCTCAAAGTGCTGGTTGAGTGTGATACGGGCATGGGGCGCTGTGGCGTGCAAACACCTGAACAAGCGCTCGAACTTGCGCGCCAGATTGAGCAGAGCAAGGGCCTGAAGTTCGGTGGATTGATGACCTATCCGGCCGCTGGCAAGGCCGAGCAGGCTGAGCATTGGCTTCTGACAGCACGCAATCTTCTCGCAGAAAATGGCATTCAATGTGAGACGATATCAAGTGGTGGCACGCCCGATATGTGGCGTTCGCCGGCACAAAGCGTCATTACAGAATATCGACCGGGCACCTATATCTACTTCGACCGGCATCAGGTGGCAAAGGGTGCTGCGACGCTGGATGATTGTGCGTTTACCGTGCTGTCGACAATCGTTAGCCATCCAACTGAAGATCGTGCAATCATTGATGCCGGCTCCAAGTCACTTTCAAGCGATACGCTCGGACTGGCCGACTTTGGCGAGCTGGCCGGAAAACCGGAAGCCAGGGTAACGGGCCTCAGTGAGGAACATGGCACGCTCAAAGGTGATCTGGCTGGTTTGAAAATCGGCGACAAGGTTCGGGTCATCCCTGATCACGTCTGCGTCGTCACCAATCTTTTCGACGAAGTACACCTTATATCAGGTGACGATGTCATTGATATACTGCCGGTGGCAGCGCGTGGAAAACTAAAGTAA
- a CDS encoding MurR/RpiR family transcriptional regulator, translating to MSKVADIITRLHAAAQDGSKSDRRLAALVLSDPDYASKAAISEIAARAGVSEPTVTRFCRALGCDGVRDFKFFLAQALAIGGQYLTAEAPARDIREARIASAVADAAVAAIHRASDNLDMSVVMKIAERIISSGSVLCIGSGGISSMMATELQNRLFRLGIPVLAQVDGQLQRMYAAVATRETTVIAFSVSGYARSVVEAILVARQYGAETIAITAPGSDLAKAANTVIPFQPNEDGNLYKPTSSRFALMAILDMIATATAEIHGPKVLESLRRIKHSLNTLKIDDPRLPLGD from the coding sequence ATGAGTAAGGTTGCAGACATCATTACAAGGCTTCATGCCGCAGCACAGGACGGGTCAAAATCCGACCGACGACTGGCTGCATTGGTGTTGTCTGATCCTGACTATGCATCCAAGGCAGCAATCTCGGAAATTGCCGCACGTGCTGGGGTCAGCGAGCCAACTGTAACACGCTTCTGTCGCGCGTTGGGTTGCGACGGCGTTCGTGATTTCAAGTTTTTTCTCGCACAGGCGCTGGCAATTGGTGGCCAATATCTGACAGCTGAGGCGCCGGCCCGTGATATCCGTGAAGCCCGTATTGCTTCTGCCGTCGCCGATGCTGCGGTCGCTGCAATACATCGCGCAAGCGACAATCTCGATATGTCTGTTGTTATGAAGATCGCTGAGCGGATAATCAGCTCCGGGTCTGTGCTGTGCATAGGTTCTGGCGGGATTTCATCGATGATGGCGACGGAATTGCAGAACCGCCTGTTCCGGCTGGGCATTCCGGTGCTGGCTCAGGTGGATGGACAACTTCAGCGCATGTATGCAGCTGTTGCAACGCGGGAAACAACGGTCATCGCGTTTTCAGTCTCGGGTTATGCCCGATCCGTTGTCGAGGCGATACTGGTCGCGCGACAATATGGTGCTGAAACCATTGCTATCACAGCGCCGGGATCTGATTTGGCAAAGGCGGCAAACACGGTCATTCCGTTTCAGCCCAATGAAGATGGAAATCTCTATAAGCCGACATCTTCCCGGTTCGCACTTATGGCAATTCTTGACATGATTGCGACTGCCACGGCTGAAATTCATGGACCAAAAGTGCTTGAGAGCCTGCGACGCATCAAGCACAGTTTGAACACACTCAAGATTGATGATCCACGCTTGCCGCTGGGAGATTGA